In Myxococcales bacterium, a single genomic region encodes these proteins:
- a CDS encoding metallophosphoesterase, producing MRRALVLACVLAAAPSAWADRFVNGPYLQRATPTSVTLMWEADGSAPATITIHGAGAAARVIEVAATAHAEIVVDGLAPASRYRYEVALGERVAKGELTTAPPPGAPVPLTFVVYGDTRSSSDAHRRLVERIRAEVPDFLLGTGDLVDDGAQRSQWQTFFDVEGPLLADNVFYPALGNHDRQGRARSAEAYRARFALPDNGTDPERVYAFTYGPARFVVLDSNSSSFALTDQTAWLERELAAARQDRSIRQIFVVMHHPPYSISIHGGQRDLRERWTPLFEKYGVAAVFSGHDHCYQRAEAGGVHYFVSGGGGAPLYARGRRITALDAAAVKRYERVSHYLRVHVVGDRVEVTAVRVDGTPIETTAWGEAAVPEPLVAEVGAPVPEAPVPPVAALAATLPPRAGGGGGVPLVPVAAVGGLVVAAALVLTRKRRRPAGGRVGVGGGGAGWGGRGGGGEPAPGGLVVGCVSAAGAVRPPGAGAGAGRGGRAQAAPAPRPPGAGGAAPGVGRRAVGPWWPGGRRARGAGWVARRSAGGAGWARRRALRAGRAGPVGWPARPRRGGAPPRHRHRHRHRPPPPPSP from the coding sequence GTGCGGCGCGCGCTCGTCCTCGCTTGCGTGCTGGCGGCGGCGCCGTCGGCGTGGGCCGATCGGTTCGTCAACGGGCCGTACCTGCAGCGCGCGACGCCCACCAGCGTGACGCTGATGTGGGAGGCCGACGGGAGCGCGCCGGCGACGATCACGATCCACGGCGCCGGCGCGGCCGCGCGGGTGATCGAGGTCGCGGCGACCGCGCACGCCGAGATCGTGGTCGACGGCCTGGCGCCGGCGTCGCGCTACCGCTACGAGGTCGCGCTCGGGGAGCGCGTCGCCAAGGGCGAGCTGACCACGGCGCCGCCGCCGGGCGCGCCGGTGCCGCTGACGTTCGTCGTCTACGGCGACACGCGGTCGTCGAGCGACGCCCACCGCCGGCTGGTCGAGCGCATCCGCGCCGAGGTGCCCGACTTCTTGCTCGGCACCGGCGATCTCGTCGACGACGGCGCCCAGCGCAGCCAGTGGCAGACGTTCTTCGACGTCGAGGGGCCGCTGCTCGCCGACAACGTGTTCTACCCGGCGCTCGGCAACCACGATCGCCAGGGCCGGGCCCGCAGCGCCGAGGCCTACCGGGCCCGGTTCGCGCTGCCCGACAACGGCACCGATCCCGAGCGGGTCTACGCGTTCACCTACGGGCCGGCGCGGTTCGTCGTCCTCGACTCGAACTCCTCGTCGTTCGCGCTGACCGATCAGACCGCCTGGCTCGAGCGCGAGCTGGCCGCGGCCCGGCAGGATCGATCGATCCGCCAGATCTTCGTCGTGATGCACCACCCGCCGTACTCGATCTCGATCCACGGCGGGCAGCGCGACCTGCGCGAGCGCTGGACGCCGCTGTTCGAGAAGTACGGCGTCGCCGCGGTGTTCTCGGGCCACGACCACTGCTACCAGCGGGCCGAGGCCGGCGGCGTCCACTACTTCGTCTCGGGCGGCGGCGGCGCGCCGCTGTACGCGCGCGGCCGGCGGATCACCGCGCTCGACGCGGCCGCGGTCAAGCGCTACGAGCGCGTGAGCCACTACCTGCGCGTCCACGTCGTCGGCGATCGGGTCGAGGTCACCGCGGTCCGCGTCGACGGCACGCCGATCGAGACCACCGCGTGGGGCGAGGCGGCCGTGCCCGAGCCGCTGGTGGCCGAGGTCGGCGCGCCGGTGCCCGAGGCGCCGGTGCCGCCGGTCGCCGCGCTCGCCGCGACGCTGCCGCCGCGCGCCGGTGGCGGCGGCGGCGTGCCGCTGGTGCCGGTGGCCGCGGTCGGCGGCCTGGTCGTGGCCGCCGCGCTGGTGCTGACCCGCAAGCGCAGGAGGCCCGCGGGGGGGCGGGTGGGCGTGGGCGGGGGGGGGGCGGGGTGGGGGGGGCGCGGGGGGGGGGGCGAGCCGGCCCCGGGTGGTTTGGTTGTTGGTTGTGTTTCCGCGGCTGGCGCTGTCCGTCCGCCGGGTGCGGGCGCGGGCGCCGGCCGGGGGGGCCGGGCGCAGGCTGCGCCCGCCCCGCGCCCGCCCGGTGCGGGGGGGGCGGCGCCGGGGGTGGGCCGCCGCGCGGTGGGTCCGTGGTGGCCCGGGGGGCGGCGGGCGCGGGGTGCGGGGTGGGTGGCGCGGCGGAGCGCGGGGGGGGCGGGCTGGGCGCGCCGGCGGGCGCTTCGGGCCGGGCGGGCCGGGCCGGTTGGCTGGCCGGCCCGCCCGCGGCGGGGGGGGGCCCCCCCCCGGCACCGACACCGACACCGACACCGCCCGCCGCCGCCGCCGTCGCCCTGA
- a CDS encoding histidine--tRNA ligase, with amino-acid sequence MADAPSSVRGMNDLLPPDSAKWQHLERTCRELFARYGYLETRPPVVEHTDLFVRGVGEGSDIVGKEMYTFSDRSNRSLTLRPELTAGLARAYIEHAMATKEAVTRWWSLGPVFRYEAVNTGRYRQFYQIDCEAYGVAEPTLDAELIGMLHALYTQLGVTPLTILVNNVGRGDDRGRYRDALVAFLTPQADALCGDCKRRLATNPLRVLDCKVDTCKAIVAQAPIVLDFLGDDARAHFATVQATLTELGVPFVVDPRLVRGLDYYTGTVFEITTTAGNLGSQSTIVAGGRYDDMIGELGGPATPAIGFGIGVERTVLCMPGEPASYAPSIELFIAAMGPGARVRATALAHALRTAGVTVEVEHREVGFKAQFRRADKLGARLSLALGESELATGAAKLKDMAARTETPVELSQIVAAVTAALGR; translated from the coding sequence ATGGCCGACGCGCCCTCCTCTGTCCGCGGGATGAACGACCTCTTGCCGCCCGACTCGGCCAAGTGGCAGCACCTCGAGCGCACCTGCCGCGAGCTGTTCGCCCGCTACGGCTACCTCGAGACCCGCCCGCCGGTGGTCGAGCACACCGACCTGTTCGTGCGCGGCGTCGGCGAGGGCTCCGACATCGTCGGCAAGGAGATGTACACGTTCAGCGATCGCTCGAACCGCTCGCTGACGCTGCGGCCCGAGCTGACCGCCGGGCTGGCGCGCGCGTACATCGAGCACGCGATGGCGACCAAGGAGGCGGTCACCCGCTGGTGGTCGCTGGGCCCGGTGTTCCGCTACGAGGCGGTCAACACCGGCCGCTACCGGCAGTTCTACCAGATCGACTGCGAGGCCTACGGCGTGGCCGAGCCCACGCTCGACGCCGAGCTGATCGGCATGCTCCACGCGCTCTACACCCAGCTGGGCGTCACGCCGCTGACGATCCTCGTCAACAACGTCGGCCGCGGCGACGATCGCGGGCGCTACCGCGACGCGCTCGTGGCGTTCCTGACCCCGCAGGCCGACGCGCTGTGCGGCGACTGCAAGCGCCGGCTGGCGACCAACCCCCTGCGCGTGCTCGACTGCAAGGTCGACACCTGCAAGGCGATCGTGGCCCAGGCCCCGATCGTGCTCGACTTCCTCGGCGACGACGCCCGCGCCCACTTCGCGACGGTCCAGGCCACGCTGACCGAGCTGGGCGTGCCGTTCGTGGTCGATCCGCGGCTGGTGCGCGGCCTCGACTACTACACGGGCACGGTCTTCGAGATCACCACCACCGCCGGCAACCTGGGCAGCCAGTCGACGATCGTCGCCGGCGGCCGCTACGACGACATGATCGGCGAACTGGGCGGCCCGGCCACGCCGGCGATCGGCTTCGGCATCGGCGTCGAGCGCACCGTGCTGTGCATGCCGGGCGAGCCGGCCAGCTACGCGCCGTCGATCGAGCTGTTCATCGCGGCGATGGGCCCGGGCGCGCGGGTCCGGGCCACGGCGCTGGCGCACGCGCTGCGCACCGCCGGCGTCACCGTCGAGGTCGAGCACCGCGAGGTCGGCTTCAAGGCCCAGTTCCGTCGCGCCGACAAGCTCGGCGCCCGGCTGTCGCTGGCGCTCGGCGAGTCCGAGCTGGCCACCGGCGCCGCCAAGCTCAAGGACATGGCCGCGCGCACCGAGACCCCGGTCGAGCTGAGCCAGATCGTCGCCGCGGTCACCGCCGCGCTCGGCCGCTAG